One window of the Pyrinomonadaceae bacterium genome contains the following:
- a CDS encoding dienelactone hydrolase family protein, producing MCIEDDCPEDISSRRAFLSGATATLASFALLNVADTNAQTQNAPTRVLDDPSIQHGRVVFKHNGVETIDGYLARPKADGVYPSVLVIAGNRITEEYIPNTCAALAVAGFVGLAPNIFHVLPDAARTLAEMRAAGANHTDLDVLEDLDVAADYLRQQSFVKTDTMGVLGFCYGGKIAMLYGARSRQIDAVVPFHPGVTKASDVKRLKVPVQIHHGTADVAVALAESQRLVKELKSQRTPVELFTYEGAGHGFLAYTRPTYNAEAAKLAWQRAVPFLRKHLG from the coding sequence ATGTGCATTGAAGACGATTGCCCGGAGGATATTTCCAGTCGGCGGGCATTCTTGTCCGGCGCGACGGCGACGCTCGCCAGTTTCGCGTTGCTAAACGTTGCGGACACAAACGCGCAAACTCAGAACGCGCCAACGCGAGTCCTGGATGACCCTTCAATTCAACATGGCCGTGTCGTCTTCAAACATAACGGCGTCGAAACTATCGATGGCTATCTCGCGCGCCCGAAGGCCGACGGCGTCTACCCATCAGTGCTGGTGATTGCGGGCAATCGCATCACCGAAGAATACATCCCGAACACGTGTGCGGCGCTGGCGGTGGCCGGGTTTGTGGGACTCGCGCCGAACATCTTTCATGTTTTGCCCGACGCCGCGAGGACGCTGGCGGAAATGCGTGCCGCTGGTGCAAACCACACTGATCTTGATGTGCTTGAAGATCTCGACGTCGCGGCGGATTATTTGCGGCAGCAATCGTTCGTCAAAACTGACACGATGGGCGTGCTTGGATTTTGTTATGGCGGAAAGATCGCGATGCTTTATGGTGCACGCTCACGCCAGATTGATGCCGTCGTGCCTTTTCATCCAGGCGTGACGAAGGCGAGCGACGTGAAGCGGCTAAAAGTCCCGGTGCAGATTCATCACGGCACGGCCGACGTAGCCGTCGCATTGGCTGAAAGTCAGCGGCTGGTGAAGGAGCTTAAGAGTCAAAGGACGCCGGTCGAACTGTTTACGTATGAAGGAGCAGGTCACGGTTTTCTCGCGTACACGCGTCCGACGTATAACGCTGAGGCTGCGAAGTTGGCCTGGCAGCGCGCGGTGCCTTTCCTGCGCAAGCATCTCGGATGA
- a CDS encoding toll/interleukin-1 receptor domain-containing protein — translation MVENLNVQPLDILLQGVSVWNEWRKGNPLHTRLSRANLKGCELPHADMRRVDLFKTNLSHANLDFANFRRANLSQADLKNGSFNEASFDRAYLRLADLSYSSFRNANFDRANLGRTNLAAADFSGANLFGVDFNDATLHGANMSYARVGWTRFGNVDLSGVQGLDTVIHTGPSTVGIDTLFQSLGRISETFLRGCGVPDALIVQVPALVGAIEPIQFYSCFISYSSKDQDFANKLYSDLQSRGVRCWFAPEDLKIGEKFRTRIDEVIRVYDKLLLVLSVNSVSSSWVEKEVETAIEREQQLTRTMLFPVRLDDSVLEISSGWPADIRRQRHIGDFSQWKTPDAYQEGFDRLLRDLKSGAARIDD, via the coding sequence ATGGTAGAAAATCTAAACGTTCAGCCTCTCGATATTCTACTGCAGGGAGTATCTGTTTGGAACGAATGGAGAAAAGGGAATCCACTACACACTCGGTTAAGTAGAGCGAACCTTAAGGGCTGCGAGCTTCCACATGCTGACATGAGACGCGTGGACCTGTTTAAGACTAATCTGAGCCATGCGAACCTTGATTTCGCGAACTTTAGACGTGCCAATTTGAGTCAAGCGGATCTTAAAAACGGGAGCTTTAACGAGGCGAGCTTCGACAGAGCGTATTTGCGTTTGGCAGATTTAAGCTACTCTAGTTTTAGGAATGCAAATTTCGACAGAGCCAATCTCGGAAGAACCAATCTAGCTGCTGCGGACTTCAGCGGGGCTAACCTCTTCGGAGTGGATTTTAATGACGCCACACTTCATGGCGCCAATATGAGTTATGCCAGAGTCGGATGGACCAGATTTGGCAATGTTGACCTAAGTGGCGTTCAAGGACTGGACACGGTAATCCATACGGGGCCGTCCACCGTCGGAATAGATACCCTGTTTCAGTCATTAGGCCGAATCTCAGAAACGTTTTTGCGCGGGTGTGGCGTCCCAGATGCGCTTATCGTTCAAGTTCCTGCCCTTGTAGGGGCAATCGAACCCATTCAGTTTTATTCTTGCTTCATTAGTTATTCGAGTAAAGATCAAGATTTCGCTAATAAACTTTATTCTGATCTGCAAAGCCGGGGAGTGCGATGTTGGTTTGCCCCGGAAGATCTAAAAATAGGTGAGAAATTTCGTACGCGTATTGACGAAGTAATTCGAGTATATGACAAATTACTTCTAGTCCTCTCTGTTAATTCAGTGTCGAGCTCTTGGGTCGAAAAAGAAGTCGAAACGGCTATAGAAAGAGAACAACAACTGACCCGTACTATGCTTTTTCCGGTCCGACTGGATGACTCAGTATTGGAGATAAGCTCAGGGTGGCCAGCTGATATTCGCCGTCAGCGCCACATTGGCGACTTTAGTCAGTGGAAGACGCCTGACGCATACCAAGAAGGGTTCGATAGGTTGTTGCGTGATCTCAAGTCCGGAGCAGCGCGGATAGACGATTAG
- a CDS encoding DUF4062 domain-containing protein has protein sequence MARTETVLRVFVSSPSDVKEERTALQELIQELNNTWSKNLGVRLEWVGWETHTFPAAGSDPQAVINEQIADEYDIFVGLMWTRFGSPTARDGSGTAEEFHRAYERHRHVPNDIRVMFYFKDATVSPSEIDPEQLTSRKKFQDELGEKGVYYWTFISRDEFAQLARMHLGRQVQEWGKTWGVQTAPEGVVSTTIQKDEESADSQHDDEDVGLLDLIEEGQENFQSMTEALTRMNTAMEDLNSRVRSGAADLNRITAGGNIEVKDVKRISNRIAEALNSFAALMEADVPVVSASFSNGMDAYSRALTIEEFRPQNENDLNRMLSGIRMLQAVFAQSQVQMAEFRESIADTPRTTTMYNRAKKRALSILKQFEEELVGGLNLSAEVEKAIEQILRNGSGEA, from the coding sequence ATGGCCCGAACTGAAACAGTTTTGCGCGTCTTTGTTTCGTCTCCGAGCGATGTTAAGGAGGAGAGGACTGCGCTACAAGAGTTAATACAAGAACTTAACAATACGTGGAGCAAGAATCTCGGCGTTCGCCTGGAGTGGGTTGGCTGGGAAACCCACACATTTCCAGCAGCAGGGTCGGATCCCCAAGCAGTAATTAACGAACAGATTGCAGATGAGTACGACATTTTTGTCGGGCTCATGTGGACTCGCTTCGGCTCTCCTACTGCGCGAGATGGTTCCGGTACTGCTGAAGAGTTCCACCGTGCGTACGAAAGACATAGACATGTTCCAAATGACATCCGGGTGATGTTTTACTTCAAGGACGCTACTGTAAGCCCCAGCGAAATAGATCCGGAACAACTCACATCTCGAAAGAAGTTCCAAGATGAACTCGGGGAGAAAGGAGTCTATTACTGGACATTTATTAGTAGGGACGAATTCGCTCAATTAGCACGAATGCATCTGGGTCGCCAAGTGCAAGAGTGGGGAAAGACTTGGGGAGTTCAAACAGCCCCTGAGGGTGTCGTCTCTACAACCATACAAAAAGACGAAGAATCAGCAGACTCCCAGCACGATGATGAGGACGTAGGATTGCTGGACCTCATCGAGGAGGGGCAAGAGAATTTTCAGTCGATGACAGAAGCGTTGACGCGGATGAATACGGCGATGGAAGACCTCAACTCTCGCGTCAGAAGCGGTGCTGCAGATCTGAATCGCATAACCGCCGGCGGCAACATTGAGGTAAAAGATGTGAAGCGCATTAGTAATCGGATCGCGGAAGCACTTAACAGTTTTGCCGCGCTCATGGAAGCAGACGTCCCTGTGGTTAGCGCCTCATTTTCTAATGGGATGGACGCGTATAGCCGCGCCCTCACAATTGAGGAATTCCGCCCGCAAAATGAAAACGATCTGAACCGCATGTTATCGGGGATTCGGATGTTGCAGGCCGTGTTTGCTCAGTCTCAGGTTCAAATGGCCGAATTTCGGGAGAGCATTGCCGACACTCCGCGCACGACCACGATGTACAACCGAGCAAAGAAGCGAGCGCTGTCGATTCTTAAGCAATTCGAAGAAGAACTTGTAGGCGGTTTGAATCTGTCAGCGGAGGTTGAAAAGGCCATCGAGCAAATCCTAAGGAATGGTTCGGGCGAAGCGTGA
- the uvrC gene encoding excinuclease ABC subunit UvrC, with protein sequence MTLDEKLKEIPRSPGVYLYKDAAGKVIYIGKAKNLRNRVRSYFQSGRRGEFSYGIKTEELVYQIADVEVIVTDNEVEAFILEASLVKKHQPYFNYKLKDDKSYPHLKLTVNEPFPKCVITRRIQNDGALYFGPFLPASMARRTIDLINRTFQLRTCDIEIDGKAPRPCLEYHIKRCLGPCVKGLCTPEEYQEAVRDVRMLLEGRNTELADKLEARMMHASEAMRYEVAAKYRDLRKTVIKLSEQQKMATTSESDIDIFGYYREGKRLALQLFTMREGDIVGRREFFWEDLPEEDFSPAEFLSEVLSQYYSAAERGPSIPAADLNTHDVNLSLLPREIHVPINFEDRELLERALSERKGRRVHILAPQRGEKRDMIDLVEKNAKLAFEQRFRVLKPDMKRVLEEMQETLELPRFPARIESFDVSHIQGSENVAGMVVSENGKMNRSEYRKFKIRWKQGADDFASMHEAVMRRYRRVRDEQKPLPDLIMIDGGKAQLNAAATAMRELDLEAVPMIGVVKPPLYHNQVAYLLVKGREDRPVYLDSYSPVLRLIQMIRDETHRYAVTYHRKRRELRDFTSELSAIPGVGDKRKTRLLRHFGSIHRVSEASVEELAPFVGRKTATEIAEHFARQRALAEGANAA encoded by the coding sequence ATGACTCTCGACGAAAAGCTCAAAGAAATTCCCCGGTCACCGGGCGTCTATCTGTACAAAGACGCGGCCGGAAAAGTGATCTATATCGGCAAGGCCAAGAACCTGCGCAACCGTGTGCGCTCGTATTTTCAGTCCGGCCGCCGCGGCGAATTCAGCTACGGCATCAAGACTGAAGAGCTCGTCTACCAGATCGCCGATGTCGAAGTCATCGTGACGGACAACGAAGTCGAAGCTTTCATCCTGGAAGCTTCACTCGTCAAGAAGCACCAGCCGTATTTCAACTACAAGCTGAAAGACGACAAGTCTTATCCGCACTTGAAGCTCACCGTCAACGAGCCGTTTCCCAAGTGCGTGATCACGCGGCGGATTCAAAACGACGGTGCACTTTACTTCGGACCGTTTCTGCCGGCTTCGATGGCGCGCCGGACAATCGATCTGATCAATCGGACGTTTCAACTGCGCACGTGCGATATCGAAATTGACGGCAAAGCGCCGCGTCCGTGTCTCGAGTATCACATCAAACGATGTCTGGGACCGTGCGTGAAAGGCTTGTGCACGCCGGAAGAATATCAGGAAGCGGTGCGCGACGTGCGCATGTTGCTGGAAGGCCGGAATACGGAACTGGCGGACAAACTTGAGGCGCGCATGATGCACGCGTCGGAAGCGATGCGCTATGAAGTCGCCGCCAAGTATCGCGATCTGCGGAAGACAGTAATCAAGCTTTCCGAGCAACAGAAGATGGCGACGACTTCCGAAAGCGACATAGACATTTTTGGCTATTATCGCGAAGGCAAACGGCTCGCGCTGCAACTGTTCACCATGCGCGAAGGCGACATCGTCGGCCGCCGGGAATTTTTCTGGGAAGACCTGCCGGAAGAAGATTTCAGTCCGGCTGAGTTTCTGAGCGAGGTGTTGTCGCAGTACTACAGCGCCGCCGAACGCGGGCCCAGCATTCCCGCCGCGGATCTAAACACACATGACGTGAATCTCTCGTTGCTGCCGCGCGAGATTCATGTGCCGATTAATTTCGAAGATCGCGAACTGCTTGAGCGTGCACTCTCCGAACGCAAGGGCCGGCGCGTTCACATTCTCGCGCCGCAACGCGGTGAGAAGCGCGACATGATCGACCTGGTCGAAAAGAACGCGAAGCTGGCGTTCGAGCAGCGCTTTCGCGTGCTGAAGCCGGACATGAAGCGGGTCCTCGAAGAGATGCAGGAGACGCTCGAGCTGCCGAGATTCCCTGCCCGGATCGAATCATTTGATGTGTCGCACATTCAGGGGTCGGAGAATGTGGCGGGCATGGTGGTCAGTGAAAACGGGAAAATGAACCGCAGCGAATATCGGAAGTTCAAGATTCGTTGGAAGCAGGGCGCAGACGACTTCGCTTCAATGCACGAAGCGGTAATGCGTCGTTATCGTCGCGTGCGCGACGAACAAAAGCCGCTTCCCGATCTAATCATGATCGACGGCGGCAAGGCGCAATTGAATGCGGCGGCGACGGCAATGCGCGAACTGGATCTGGAAGCCGTGCCGATGATTGGTGTCGTCAAGCCGCCGCTCTATCACAATCAAGTCGCCTATCTGCTCGTCAAAGGCCGTGAAGACAGGCCCGTGTATCTCGATTCTTATTCGCCGGTGCTGCGTCTGATTCAGATGATTCGCGACGAAACGCATCGCTACGCGGTCACTTATCACCGCAAGCGGCGTGAGCTGCGCGACTTCACTTCTGAGTTGTCGGCAATTCCGGGCGTGGGCGACAAGCGAAAAACGCGTCTGCTGCGTCATTTCGGATCGATTCACCGCGTCTCAGAAGCCAGCGTCGAAGAGCTCGCACCATTCGTTGGCCGCAAGACGGCCACAGAAATCGCGGAACACTTCGCGCGGCAAAGGGCTTTGGCCGAAGGCGCGAATGCGGCCTGA
- a CDS encoding PfkB family carbohydrate kinase: MQLPFQLPDKKEFDAVGFGLNAVDHLVVVPEYPQFDTKIRLTEHKESAGGQTATAMVALQRLGMKTAYAGRFGSDDAGRFGRESLVSDGVNVDHAETIDGATNQIAFIIIDERSGERTIIWDRDERLSYRADEVPRDLAGRGRVLHIDAHDPPACVAMARAAHNAGAVVTADIDNIYEGLPELLPLIDVLITSSEFPHRLTGISDLRESLTEIESRYGCAIVGATLGARGAMVYCEGQFIESPAFAVPGACRDTTGAGDAFHAGFIYGMLSGADLEACLKFGNAVAALKCRALGGRAALPGVEELMEFMSNAEPNA, encoded by the coding sequence GTGCAACTACCTTTTCAGCTTCCTGACAAAAAAGAATTCGATGCCGTCGGCTTCGGCTTGAATGCTGTCGATCATTTGGTCGTTGTCCCGGAATATCCCCAGTTCGACACGAAAATTAGATTGACGGAACACAAAGAGTCCGCGGGCGGGCAAACAGCGACTGCGATGGTGGCGTTGCAGCGGCTCGGGATGAAGACTGCGTATGCCGGCAGGTTTGGTTCGGATGACGCCGGCAGGTTTGGTCGCGAGTCCCTGGTTTCAGACGGCGTCAACGTCGATCACGCCGAGACGATTGATGGTGCAACTAACCAAATCGCCTTCATCATTATCGACGAACGTTCCGGAGAGCGCACCATCATTTGGGATCGCGACGAACGCCTTTCTTACCGGGCTGATGAAGTGCCGAGGGACTTAGCAGGCCGGGGCCGTGTCCTGCATATCGATGCGCACGATCCGCCCGCATGTGTAGCCATGGCGCGCGCAGCGCACAACGCGGGCGCGGTTGTCACGGCTGACATCGACAACATCTACGAAGGCCTGCCGGAATTGCTCCCATTGATTGATGTGCTGATTACCTCCTCGGAGTTTCCGCATCGCTTGACCGGGATCAGCGACTTGCGCGAATCGTTGACTGAAATCGAATCGCGCTATGGCTGTGCCATAGTCGGTGCGACGCTCGGCGCACGCGGTGCGATGGTTTATTGCGAAGGTCAATTCATCGAATCACCCGCGTTCGCGGTTCCCGGCGCCTGTCGCGACACAACCGGCGCCGGCGATGCCTTTCACGCGGGATTTATTTACGGAATGTTAAGCGGTGCAGACCTCGAAGCGTGTCTGAAGTTTGGAAACGCCGTAGCTGCTTTAAAGTGTCGGGCGTTGGGCGGGCGCGCGGCTTTGCCGGGCGTTGAAGAGCTCATGGAGTTCATGTCAAACGCAGAGCCTAATGCTTGA
- a CDS encoding MFS transporter, with protein MKRSPLLVIFVTVFIDLVGFGIVIPVLPYYAEGTRFGATPRGVGLLFASYSVMQLIFSPVLGRLSDKHGRRPVLLISLLGTSLGFFVMGFATTLWMLFLGRIIDGISGGNISTAQAYIADVTTPENRAKGMGLIGAAFGLGFVFGPAIGGVMSRWGVHVPFMFAGALAFANAILLYFTLPETVTPDHPARVSAATGRSWAQVINAFKNPRLSLVLTIYFLSVVAFSILTAVFTLFMVFRLGYDAFQSGWIFVFVGIISAFVQGALIGKLVKRFGEAKLVVAGTLMFTGSLLVVPFVGPAMGLLGVLVTGAINSVGNALNAPSLTSLASKCASASEQGVVLGVTQSVASLGRAVGPSMAAFLIYSTIAYVGVDRLPHHMSDASIFRTFWTAAVIQFAGFLVAMYFMRVHGNKEVTAQVLKAS; from the coding sequence ATGAAGCGCTCACCCCTCCTCGTAATCTTCGTCACGGTTTTCATCGACCTGGTCGGGTTCGGGATTGTCATTCCGGTGCTGCCGTACTACGCCGAAGGCACGCGCTTTGGAGCGACGCCGCGCGGAGTAGGACTGCTTTTCGCCTCATACTCAGTGATGCAACTGATCTTTTCGCCGGTGCTGGGACGTTTGTCAGACAAGCATGGGCGCCGGCCGGTACTTCTGATCAGCCTGTTGGGCACCAGTCTCGGTTTCTTCGTGATGGGATTTGCGACGACGCTGTGGATGCTGTTTCTCGGAAGAATCATCGACGGCATCTCCGGCGGAAATATTTCAACCGCACAAGCCTACATCGCCGACGTCACGACGCCGGAAAATCGCGCGAAGGGAATGGGGTTGATTGGCGCGGCTTTCGGTCTCGGGTTCGTGTTTGGTCCGGCGATCGGCGGCGTCATGAGCCGCTGGGGTGTGCATGTGCCGTTTATGTTCGCGGGCGCTCTCGCTTTCGCTAACGCAATACTTCTGTATTTCACTCTGCCGGAAACCGTGACGCCCGATCATCCCGCCCGCGTCTCCGCGGCCACCGGCCGGAGTTGGGCTCAAGTCATCAACGCCTTCAAGAACCCGCGCCTCAGTCTGGTGCTCACGATCTACTTTTTGTCGGTTGTCGCGTTTTCGATTCTGACGGCGGTGTTCACGCTGTTCATGGTCTTCCGTCTTGGTTACGACGCGTTTCAGAGCGGCTGGATTTTCGTGTTCGTGGGAATCATCTCGGCGTTCGTGCAGGGCGCCTTGATTGGAAAACTGGTGAAGCGCTTTGGCGAGGCGAAGCTGGTCGTGGCAGGGACGCTCATGTTCACCGGAAGCCTCCTCGTTGTCCCCTTTGTTGGTCCGGCGATGGGACTGCTGGGGGTTCTGGTAACCGGCGCGATCAATTCAGTGGGAAACGCTTTGAACGCGCCGTCGCTCACCAGTCTCGCGTCGAAGTGTGCGAGCGCCAGCGAACAGGGTGTGGTGCTCGGTGTCACTCAATCAGTCGCCAGCCTGGGCCGCGCGGTCGGTCCGTCAATGGCCGCGTTTCTGATTTACAGCACCATCGCCTACGTCGGCGTCGATCGGCTACCGCACCACATGAGCGATGCGTCGATCTTTCGCACGTTCTGGACGGCGGCCGTGATTCAATTCGCCGGGTTCCTGGTCGCGATGTATTTTATGCGGGTTCACGGCAACAAAGAGGTGACAGCGCAGGTGCTGAAAGCGTCTTGA
- a CDS encoding DoxX family protein has translation MLRKLTATSATWAMLPLRLALGVIFIAHGAQKVFGSWEGPGLRAFMNFPAPYPFMRPAWLWMGAAAIAELVGGILVLLGLFTRVGAFLIFCIMLTAMLGVHWSKGFFMSNSGIEYTVALVGMALALLIAGGGQASADRMISRR, from the coding sequence ATGCTTCGTAAACTGACTGCGACCTCAGCCACCTGGGCCATGCTGCCTTTGCGACTCGCTTTGGGAGTTATCTTCATTGCCCACGGCGCGCAAAAAGTGTTTGGCTCCTGGGAGGGGCCGGGACTCCGCGCGTTCATGAATTTTCCGGCGCCTTATCCATTCATGCGGCCGGCATGGCTTTGGATGGGCGCGGCGGCAATCGCCGAACTGGTCGGCGGAATTCTGGTTCTGCTCGGTCTGTTTACGCGGGTCGGAGCTTTTCTCATCTTCTGCATCATGCTCACCGCGATGCTGGGGGTGCACTGGAGCAAAGGCTTCTTCATGTCGAATTCGGGCATCGAGTACACCGTGGCATTGGTCGGGATGGCTTTGGCGCTTCTCATCGCCGGCGGTGGTCAGGCGTCCGCCGATCGAATGATCAGTCGCCGATAA
- a CDS encoding PDZ domain-containing protein: MRGKRCLGVARLWLLVLICSASALAQATKQPDISFTVSMPEPSTHLLDVEMRVQRSEPRSHVNLIMPVWTPGSYMVREFARHVQEFAAFDGNDRSLPWIKTNKNTWRIQTGNARDYRVTYRVYANELTVRASELNADHAFWNNATLLMYPEGGLNQPVTLNIIPHGNWKIATGLPSTGEPMAGGHWAFRAENFDILYDSPVEVSNFKELKFEVRGVPHRIVIDGEGNYHPDRLLNSVRRIVDAQIAMFGEIPYRDYTFILHLRANTGGGLEHLNSTALGFRRHAFTTERAYFNFNSLVSHEFFHLWNVKRIRPDPLGPFDYTKENYTRLLWVAEGITEYYGNLMVRRAGLISDATYLEILAANIQIVQEQPGRHLVSVEEASFDAWIKYYRPDENSINSSVSYYEKGELLGMLLDLEIRRRTNGAKSLDDVMRKLNAEFAKKNRNYTPADFQRICEQIAGSSLEQFFSRYVRGREELPYNDFLSAAGLALNTTGAGVGTLIPSTSYLGADLEETAGTLTIKNVRAGSPAYEQGLNAKDQILALDGIRVNKDLFETLIRAKPLGSVVRVTLFRNEDLRTFEIKLGNRVNVPYRIVQLPARTDGQKQIYESWLSPTRVP, translated from the coding sequence ATGCGCGGGAAAAGATGCCTCGGGGTGGCGCGACTGTGGCTGCTCGTTCTGATCTGCAGCGCCAGCGCGCTGGCGCAAGCGACAAAGCAGCCTGACATTTCCTTCACGGTATCAATGCCGGAACCCTCAACGCACTTGCTCGATGTGGAAATGAGGGTGCAGCGCTCCGAACCCAGGTCGCACGTAAATCTGATAATGCCCGTGTGGACGCCGGGCTCGTACATGGTGCGCGAGTTCGCGCGGCACGTGCAGGAGTTTGCGGCCTTCGATGGAAATGACCGGTCCCTGCCCTGGATCAAAACGAATAAGAACACCTGGCGCATTCAGACTGGCAACGCCCGCGACTATCGGGTCACGTATCGTGTTTACGCGAACGAACTGACGGTGCGGGCCAGCGAACTCAATGCAGACCACGCCTTCTGGAACAACGCGACGCTGTTGATGTATCCGGAGGGCGGACTTAACCAGCCAGTCACGCTGAATATCATTCCGCACGGCAACTGGAAGATCGCGACCGGCCTGCCCTCGACCGGCGAGCCGATGGCCGGCGGGCACTGGGCTTTTCGCGCCGAAAATTTCGACATCCTTTATGACTCGCCGGTTGAGGTCAGCAATTTTAAAGAACTGAAATTCGAAGTGCGTGGCGTGCCCCATCGCATCGTGATCGACGGCGAAGGCAACTACCACCCCGATCGTCTGCTGAACAGTGTGCGGCGGATCGTCGATGCGCAAATTGCGATGTTCGGCGAAATTCCCTATCGGGATTACACGTTTATTCTGCACCTGCGGGCGAACACTGGCGGTGGTCTCGAGCACCTGAACTCGACGGCGCTTGGCTTTCGGCGCCATGCATTTACCACCGAACGCGCATACTTCAACTTCAACTCTTTGGTCTCGCACGAATTCTTTCACCTGTGGAACGTGAAGCGAATTCGGCCCGACCCGCTGGGCCCGTTCGATTACACGAAAGAAAACTACACGCGGCTGCTTTGGGTCGCGGAGGGAATCACCGAGTATTACGGCAACCTCATGGTGCGCCGCGCCGGTTTGATATCTGATGCCACGTATCTCGAAATTCTCGCCGCGAACATACAGATTGTTCAGGAGCAGCCGGGCCGTCACCTCGTGAGTGTCGAGGAAGCAAGCTTCGACGCGTGGATCAAATACTATCGGCCGGATGAAAACTCGATCAATTCATCGGTCTCGTACTACGAGAAGGGTGAGTTGCTCGGGATGCTGCTTGACCTCGAAATTCGCCGCCGGACAAACGGCGCAAAGTCTCTCGACGATGTCATGCGTAAACTCAATGCTGAGTTCGCAAAGAAAAACCGAAACTACACGCCGGCGGATTTTCAAAGAATCTGCGAGCAGATTGCCGGTAGCAGCCTGGAACAATTTTTTTCGCGCTACGTCCGCGGGCGCGAAGAGCTTCCGTATAACGACTTCCTTTCCGCCGCGGGTCTGGCACTCAATACAACCGGAGCTGGCGTCGGGACTCTTATTCCATCAACAAGCTACCTGGGGGCCGACCTTGAAGAAACGGCCGGAACTCTCACAATCAAAAACGTGCGCGCGGGCAGTCCCGCTTACGAACAGGGGTTGAACGCTAAAGATCAAATCCTGGCCCTCGACGGTATTCGGGTGAACAAAGATCTGTTTGAAACGCTGATCCGCGCCAAGCCGCTCGGCAGCGTCGTTCGCGTTACGCTATTTCGAAATGAAGATTTGCGGACATTTGAAATCAAGCTGGGCAACCGGGTAAATGTTCCCTACCGGATCGTTCAACTGCCGGCACGGACCGATGGACAAAAGCAAATTTACGAATCGTGGCTGTCACCGACACGCGTGCCGTAG
- a CDS encoding alpha/beta hydrolase family protein, with protein sequence MKSKLLVLACHLCLPVLVLLTTGPIHAVGESHSVSAAGLVQSARSSAVETVQFHSPLVGKTLPYNVVLPADYRASRVTRYPVLYLLHGLTGHYSDWLTRSNVADYASTYRIIVVMPEGNDGWYTDSATVASDKYESYFIRELLPDVQKRYRTIESRYGRGVAGLSMGGYGALKFGLKYPAMFAFAGSMSGALRPATWTEEELKDFKAIRDSVFGVFGPMDSETRKANDIQQLARNASAARISSLPYFYLDCGTEDVLANDNARYAALLHEKKIAHEYRQLPGNHNWQYWDQQVQEVLKIAAEKLKAKWHRPPRPTHHLPTQGPPL encoded by the coding sequence ATGAAGTCGAAACTTCTCGTACTTGCGTGTCACCTGTGCCTGCCGGTGCTTGTCCTGCTCACCACAGGACCGATTCATGCTGTTGGTGAAAGTCATTCAGTATCAGCGGCTGGTTTAGTTCAGTCGGCGCGTTCATCTGCGGTTGAGACGGTTCAGTTTCACAGCCCGCTCGTCGGAAAGACCCTGCCATACAACGTTGTATTGCCGGCGGACTATCGCGCATCGCGGGTCACGCGTTATCCGGTTCTTTATCTGCTGCACGGACTGACTGGCCATTATTCAGACTGGCTGACGCGTTCGAATGTCGCGGATTACGCTTCAACATATCGAATCATCGTCGTCATGCCGGAAGGAAACGATGGCTGGTACACGGACAGCGCGACCGTCGCGAGCGATAAGTACGAGAGTTACTTCATTCGGGAGCTGCTTCCCGACGTGCAGAAGCGTTATCGCACAATCGAGAGTCGCTATGGCCGCGGCGTGGCCGGTTTGTCGATGGGCGGATACGGCGCGCTGAAGTTTGGTTTGAAGTATCCGGCGATGTTCGCCTTTGCCGGTTCGATGAGCGGCGCATTGCGTCCTGCCACCTGGACTGAAGAAGAATTGAAGGATTTTAAGGCGATTCGCGACTCGGTGTTTGGCGTCTTTGGTCCCATGGACTCAGAGACGCGGAAGGCAAACGACATTCAACAACTCGCGCGCAACGCGTCAGCCGCGCGGATTTCTTCGCTGCCGTACTTTTATCTCGACTGCGGAACCGAAGACGTGTTGGCCAACGACAACGCACGATACGCGGCGCTCCTGCATGAAAAGAAGATCGCGCACGAGTACCGGCAATTACCCGGCAATCACAATTGGCAGTACTGGGATCAGCAGGTGCAGGAAGTTCTGAAGATTGCGGCTGAGAAACTAAAGGCGAAATGGCATCGCCCACCCAGACCCACCCATCACCTACCCACTCAGGGCCCACCTTTGTAA